Proteins from a genomic interval of Oncorhynchus nerka isolate Pitt River linkage group LG13, Oner_Uvic_2.0, whole genome shotgun sequence:
- the LOC115139847 gene encoding natterin-3-like: protein MKLFVLVVVSLLHLGLSCAQDAGSPPGSLQDIVRKSSLRQKVSLLNPVLEGKVPPLSSNGPIQGPKNPPEFEDQQKPAPFMFGDNVNLQWLSWNGSLPTAAMGIYNGYTERTDYICKYNCEAGFYTPSKGPYCQYPYGEREYKASEFEILANRDNFEFVEWKEDSYGSLPKHSVRTCSGVGIYVGKNKYGLGKVVPQFEAFFLPWEGDEYWYKSYQVLAINRDAYTQHISHVKYGIDEVEMFHYPPETMRLSGVTNNECQTVVKTVTISKTSEVESTWNIGRTTMLGITAGITAKIPLIGSAGVEFSGEKTLQFNRGTTMVEALSHSVSVELKVPPNHSCSVRMEGRKITADIPFTARLSRTYRNGETQWTSISGVYDGIQIGEIRAVVDRCEPVVDSKPCP, encoded by the exons ATGAAGCTGTTCGTCTTGGTGGTCGTTTCCCTGCTGCACCTGGGGCTGTCCTGTGCCCAGGATGCAGGCTCCCCTCCAGGCAGCCTGCAGGACATAGTGAGGAAGAGCTCACTGAGACAGAAGG TGTCCCTGTTAAACCCAGTGCTGGAAGGAAAGGTCCCCCCACTGTCCAGTAATGGTCCTATCCAGGGTCCAAAGAACCCGCCTGAGTTTGAGGACCAACAGAAGCCTGCTCCATTCATGTTCGGGGACAATGTCAACCTGCAGTGGCTGAGCTGGAATGGTTCTCTCCCCACCGCAGCTATGGGCATCTACAACGGCTACACCGAACGCACCGACTACATCTGCAAATACAACTGCGAAGCCGGCTTCTACACTCCTAGCAAGGGCCCGTACTGCCAATACCCCTACGGTGAGAGAGAGTACAAAGCCTCAGAGTTTGAGATCCTGGCCAACAGAGACAACTTTGAGTTTGTTGAGTGGAAGGAGGACTCATACGGCTCGTTGCCCAAACACTCAGTTAGAACATGCTCTGGAGTGGGCATCTACGTTGGGAAGAACAAGTATGGCTTGGGGAAGGTGGTCCCTCAGTTCGAGGCTTTCttcttgccctgggagggcgaTGAGTACTGGTACAAGAGCTACCAGGTCCTGGCCATCAACAGAGATGCCTACACCCAGCATATCTCCCATGTCAAGTATGGCATTGATGAGGTGGAAATGTTCCACTACCCCCCTGAGACCATGCGCCTCTCCGGCGTCACCAACAACGAGTGCCAGACGGTGGTGAAGACGGTGACCATCTCCAAGACGTCGGAGGTGGAGAGCACCTGGAACATCGGACGCACCACCATGCTGGGCATCACCGCCGGCATCACCGCCAAGATCCCCCTGATCGGCTCCGCAGGGGTTGAGTTCAGTGGGGAGAAGACCCTGCAGTTCAACAGGGGCACCACCATGGTGGAAGCCCTCAGCCACTCTGTGTCTGTGGAGCTCAAGGTGCCACCCAACCACTCCTGTAGCGTGCGCATGGAGGGCCGTAAGATCACAGCAGACATCCCCTTCACAGCCAGGCTGAGCCGTACATACCGCAACGGAGAGACCCAGTGGACCTCCATCTCTGGGGTGTACGATGGCATTCAGATTGGCGAGATCCGGGCCGTGGTGGACCGCTGTGAGCCTGTCGTAGACTCCAAACCCTGTCCTTAA
- the LOC115139848 gene encoding probable peptidyl-tRNA hydrolase isoform X1, producing the protein MNPLSFLSTSLFDSCQSCMVRQTLLNFVTMRRLLLKLINRAMLTGPVGHMMGSEAGVHTNSRRRLVVGLGNPGMNSSRHSVGMAVLEALASRLGVADNWRGDRHVSGEVIVSDIQDTQIVLLRPRLLMNINGVSVAKAAGKYSIKPEHILLVHDELDKPLGKLAMKQGGSARGHNGVRSCVECLQTDVMPRLRIGIGRPSGKTSVDRHVLGRFSQEEQEVLSGVLEESVDILLSQLTDKENVQSPVSPPGGRLASQTGKQRERLSAPRKDTTTGQT; encoded by the exons ATGAACCCTCTCAGTTTTCTGTCCACCAGTCTCTTTGATTCATGTCAAAGTTGCATGGTACGGCAG ACTCTGCTGAACTTTGTCACAATGAGACGACTTTTATTAAAACTGATAAATCGAGCAATGCTGACTGGACCCGTTGGACATATGATGGGCAGTGAAGCTGGAGTCCACACAAATTCTCGCCGGAGACTG GTTGTGGGACTGGGAAACCCTGGAATGAACAGTTCACGCCACAGCGTAGGCATGGCAGTGCTGGAAGCACTTGCTTCCCGGCTTGGGGTAGCTGATAACTGGCGTGGTGATAGGCATGTGTCCGGTGAGGTCATCGTATCTGACATCCAGGACACCCAAATCGTGCTTCTCCGACCACGACTACTGATGAACATAAATGGTGTATCCGTGGCCAAAGCAG CGGGTAAATACAGCATCAAGCCTGAGCACATACTGCTGGTTCATGATGAGTTGGATAAGCCTCTTGGAAAGCTTGCTATGAAACAAGGAGGGAGCGCCAG GGGTCACAATGGTGTGCGGTCCTGTGTCGAGTGTCTGCAGACTGAT GTGATGCCCAGACTGCGTATTGGGATTGGCAGACCATCAGGTAAAACATCAGTGGACAGGCATGTTCTGGGCCGCTTCTCTCAGGAGGAACAGGAGGTTCTGAGTGGAGTTTTAGAAGAGAGTGTGGACAttctcctctcccagctcactgaCAAGGAGAATGTGCAGTCCCCAGTGTCGCCACCTGGAGGCAGACTAGCATCACAGACTGGGAAACAAAGGGAGCGTTTAAGCGCTCCACGAAAGGACACGACCACTGGCCAGACCTGA
- the LOC115139848 gene encoding probable peptidyl-tRNA hydrolase isoform X2, with protein sequence MNPLSFLSTSLFDSCQSCMTLLNFVTMRRLLLKLINRAMLTGPVGHMMGSEAGVHTNSRRRLVVGLGNPGMNSSRHSVGMAVLEALASRLGVADNWRGDRHVSGEVIVSDIQDTQIVLLRPRLLMNINGVSVAKAAGKYSIKPEHILLVHDELDKPLGKLAMKQGGSARGHNGVRSCVECLQTDVMPRLRIGIGRPSGKTSVDRHVLGRFSQEEQEVLSGVLEESVDILLSQLTDKENVQSPVSPPGGRLASQTGKQRERLSAPRKDTTTGQT encoded by the exons ATGAACCCTCTCAGTTTTCTGTCCACCAGTCTCTTTGATTCATGTCAAAGTTGCATG ACTCTGCTGAACTTTGTCACAATGAGACGACTTTTATTAAAACTGATAAATCGAGCAATGCTGACTGGACCCGTTGGACATATGATGGGCAGTGAAGCTGGAGTCCACACAAATTCTCGCCGGAGACTG GTTGTGGGACTGGGAAACCCTGGAATGAACAGTTCACGCCACAGCGTAGGCATGGCAGTGCTGGAAGCACTTGCTTCCCGGCTTGGGGTAGCTGATAACTGGCGTGGTGATAGGCATGTGTCCGGTGAGGTCATCGTATCTGACATCCAGGACACCCAAATCGTGCTTCTCCGACCACGACTACTGATGAACATAAATGGTGTATCCGTGGCCAAAGCAG CGGGTAAATACAGCATCAAGCCTGAGCACATACTGCTGGTTCATGATGAGTTGGATAAGCCTCTTGGAAAGCTTGCTATGAAACAAGGAGGGAGCGCCAG GGGTCACAATGGTGTGCGGTCCTGTGTCGAGTGTCTGCAGACTGAT GTGATGCCCAGACTGCGTATTGGGATTGGCAGACCATCAGGTAAAACATCAGTGGACAGGCATGTTCTGGGCCGCTTCTCTCAGGAGGAACAGGAGGTTCTGAGTGGAGTTTTAGAAGAGAGTGTGGACAttctcctctcccagctcactgaCAAGGAGAATGTGCAGTCCCCAGTGTCGCCACCTGGAGGCAGACTAGCATCACAGACTGGGAAACAAAGGGAGCGTTTAAGCGCTCCACGAAAGGACACGACCACTGGCCAGACCTGA